In the Oncorhynchus nerka isolate Pitt River unplaced genomic scaffold, Oner_Uvic_2.0 unplaced_scaffold_2028, whole genome shotgun sequence genome, one interval contains:
- the LOC135567453 gene encoding semaphorin-3aa-like, giving the protein MSVCVCVCVCVCVCVCVCVCVCVCVCIPWCYFTQIDGVCQLLIYIYKVNKVQLYSTDNIFRLESSHFENGRGKSPYDPKMLSASIMLDGELYSGTSADFMGRDFAIFRTLGEHHPIRTEQHDSRWLNDPRFVGVNLIPESDNPEDDKIFLFFKENAMDGEHTGKATIARIGQLCKNDLGGHRSLVNKWTTFLKARLTCSVPGLNGIDTHFDELQDVFLMSSKDPKNPVIYAVFTTSSNIFKGSAVCMYNMADIRRVFLGPYAHRDGPTYQWVPFQGRVPYPRPGTCPSKTFGGFDSTKDLPDDVITFARGHPAMFNPVHPIGGRPIVVRTDVDYQFSQLVVDKVEAEDGQYDVMFIGTDLGTVLKVVTIPRESWHDLEEVVLEEMTVFREPTPITAMELSTKQQQLYLGSALGVSQMPLHRCEVYGKACAECCLARDPYCAWDGTECSRYFPTAKRRTRRQDIRNGDPLSQCSDLQHHDDVDGLGHVEDRSVYGVENSSMFLECSPKSQRALIYWQLQRPNEDRKHEIKSEDRMIRTEQGLLIRILTQADSGVYTCHAVEHGFIQPLLRLSLQVIPTQRLGELLPGGPQGGAGGSGGAGSGSGGAGGPAGAGHSTKHKLWYRDFLSLLDHPDLNSVEEFCEKVRVWRKERKQRRLKAPPSPPMTKVWLGLTAELQAQAQAPKNNNQNAQNSQATPNTQSPQKGHGALGGTQVPGGGARGGPQHTAKWRRMQENKKGRNRRTHEQQRPPRSV; this is encoded by the exons atgagtgtgtgtgtgtgtgtgtgtgtgtgtgtgtgtgtgtgtgtgtgtgtgtgtgtgtgtgtgtgtgtgtgtgtgtgtataccatgGTGCTATTTTACACAGATTGACGGGGTCTGTCAGTTATTAATATACATCTACAAGGTCAATAAGGTACAGCTCTACTCCACA GACAACATCTTTCGACTGGAGTCGTCCCACTTCGAGAACGGCCGGGGGAAAAGCCCCTACGACCCCAAGATGCTCTCTGCGTCCATCATGTTAG ATGGGGAGCTGTACTCTGGCACGTCGGCAGACTTCATGGGAAGGGACTTTGCCATCTTCCGCACCCTCGGGGAGCATCATCCCATCAGGACTGAGCAACATGACTCTAGATGGCTCAATG accccAGGTTTGTAGGTGTAAACCTGATCCCAGAGAGTGACAACCCTGAGGATGATAAGATCTTCCTCTTCTTCAAAGAGAACGCCATGGACGGAGAACACACTGGCAAGGCCACTATTGCCCGCATAGGACAACTGTGTaag AATGACCTGGGAGGTCACAGGAGTCTGGTCAATAAGTGGACCACCTTCCTCAAGGCCAGACTGACCTGCTCAGTGCCAGGCCTCAACGGCATCGACACACACTTCGACGAGCTGC AGGATGTCTTTCTGATGAGCTCCAAAGATCCTAAGAACCCAGTGATCTATGCTGTCTTCACAACTTCTAG TAACATATTCAAAGGCTCAGCAGTGTGTATGTACAACATGGCAGACATTCGGAGGGTCTTCCTGGGTCCCTATGCCCACCGAGATGGGCCCACCTACCAGTGGGTACCCTTCCAGGGGAGGGTGCCCTACCCCCGCCCTGGCACG TGCCCCAGTAAAACGTTTGGGGGCTTTGACTCCACCAAGGACCTCCCTGATGATGTGATCACCTTTGCGCGGGGCCACCCGGCCATGTTTAACCCTGTGCACCCCATCGGGGGTCGTCCCATCGTGGTGAGGACTGATGTGGACTACCAGTTCTCCCAGCTAGTGGTGGACAAGGTGGAGGCTGAGGATGGACAGTACGACGTCATGTTCATTGGAACAG ACCTGGGCACGGTCCTGAAGGTGGTTACCATCCCAAGAGAGAGCTGGCATGACCTGGAAGAGGTGGTCCTGGAGGAGATGACCGTGTTCAGG GAGCCCACCCCCATCACAGCAATGGAGCTTTCCACCAAACAGCAACAGCTGTACCTGGGCTCGGCGCTAGGCGTTTCCCAGATGCCTTTGCACCGCTGTGAGGTGTACGGGAAGGCTTGCGCTGAGTGCTGTCTGGCCCGTGACCCCTACTGTGCCTGGGATGGAACAGAGTGCTCCCGTTACTTCCCTACCGCCAAgcg GAGAACGAGACGCCAGGACATCAGGAATGGAGATCCCCTCTCCCAGTGCTCCGACCTGCAGCATCATG ATGACGTGGACGGGCTGGGTCATGTGGAGGACAGGAGTGTGTACGGAGTGGAGAACAGCAGCATGTTCCTGGAGTGTAGTCCCAAGTCCCAGAGAGCCCTCATCTACTGGCAGCTCCAAAGACCTAACGAGGACCGCAAACATGAG atcaAGTCGGAGGACAGGATGATCCGCACGGAGCAGGGCCTGCTCATCCGCATCCTCACCCAGGCCGACTCAGGCGTCTACACCTGCCACGCTGTGGAGCACGGCTTCATCCAGCCCCTCCTCCGCCTCTCCCTCCAGGTCATCCCCACACAGAGGCTGGGTGAGCTGCTGCCTGGTGGGCCTCAGGGTGGAGCTGGAGGGTCTGGTGGCGCAGGTAGTGGGTCTGGTGGTGCAGGTGGGCCTGCTGGTGCAGGGCACTCGACAAAACACAAGCTGTGGTACAGGgatttcctctccctcctcgaCCACCCTGACCTGAACAGCGTGGAGGAGTTCTGCGAAAAGGTACGTGTGTGGCGGAAGGAGCGCAAGCAGCGGCGTCTGAAagccccaccatcaccaccaatgACCAAAGTCTGGCTAGGCCTGACGGCGGAGCTCCAAGCTCAG GCACAGGCCCCTAAAAACAACAACCAGAATGCCCAGAACTCTCAGGCCACACCCAACACCCAGAGCCCCCAGAAGGGCCACGGCGCCCTGGGTGGAACCCAGGTGCCTGGTGGTGGGGCCAGAGGTGGACCCCAGCACACGGCCAAGTGGAGGCGGATGCAGGAGAATAAGAAGGGGCGAAACAGGAGAACCCATGAGCAACAGAGACCCCCGCGGAgtgtctga